The sequence below is a genomic window from Nostoc flagelliforme CCNUN1.
AACCATAAACTCAGGGTAAGCGCATCTAATTTTGTAGCTCTTGATACAGACAAAAAGCTTAAAACTCTATCTGAATATCAGTTTTTCATTCAAAATAGGACAAATTGTCGTAAATGATTGAAAAAACATGGGTCAAATAGCTTTTTATGTTTTTTAACCACATAAAGACGAAAATGTCAATCCCACTCCTTGGCTCAGTGTAGTAATTTTGAACTTTTTTGTGCTTTGGTTGAACCCCAAAACCACCGTGTCAATAGGGTTTGAGATGCGCTTACCCTGACCATAAACTGCTCCCGGTTGGGCTGTAGCAATATCTCCGTAGGGGCAGGGCGATTTCATTCTCATCTAGTCCGCCTCAGAATGAATTCTGAGTCTAATAGCGAAAGTCATCTAAAGATGACTGAGAAAAGGTTCTAGTCCGTTAAAACGGATTTTAGCTATTAGCCTAACTTGAGTTCGGGTTAAGCCAGAAGCTAAAAAGCTTATTCTGTAAGGATTGAGCAAAACTCTAAGTGATAGAAGAAGCGATTAAAGTGGAATCATTTTGTCAATAAGGCTTACAAATGAAACTAATATCAGCAATATGCCTTATTGAGAATAGATTAAAACAGAGCTTCAGACCGAACAATGAGAAATCAAGGGTTTTGAGAATTTCTTATCCCGAACTCAGGTTAGCCTAGAACTTTAGTTCTGGGCAGTTTATGTATAGAATGAAATAGCCCTACCGTAGGGGTACGAAGTGAAACCCTTACACAAAAGGAAAGACGCAAAATTTAAATTTGCGTCTTATTTAGAGATTTTGAAAATTAGAAACTGAATGTGGTTCTCAGTGTGCCAATAACAACATCATCGTTGTTATTGTTATGATCTGGGGATGTTAACCAGATGACTCCTGGGGTAATGGTGATATTATCACTCAGCTTATATTGGTAGAACCCCTCAAGATGATAGGATGTATCAGGATCGTTATCCAATCCTACGATGTTAGAGCTTGTTACTTTCGGCTCCACACCAGCGATGATACCTGCTAAGTTACCTTCTTTACCAAGGTCGGGAAAGCCGAGAGTGACGGCATAGTTCCAAATGTCAGCCTCTCCACGGTTCCCATTTAATGTGCGGCTGTTGGTGTATCCAGCCCAACCACCCAAGACAATGTTTTTAGTGATGCCGATGGATGCTTGGACACCGTAAGAATTACTGGAAAATGCTACTTCCTCTTCCGGTAAAGCCTGGATAGTTGCTATATTCTGAAATGTTGCCGCATTGCTACCAGTTAGTAGTGGTTGGTTGTAGGAATTGATGTAAGTTAAACCAACAGTAATGCGATCGCTTGGTTTAACGGTCAACTGTGCCAGCGCACCATAAGAACCATTGAACAAACCATTATTGGGCGTTGGGTCATTAGCTGTACCACTCAAATAACCTAGACTTAGTGCCAATTTGTCACCGAACTCGTGGGTTACTCCCAACCCCGCGCCGCCTATCTGATAATAAATTGGGTTGCGTGTACCAAAGGTGGATAAAGCACCAAAAGCACCATCACCATCAAAGATATTAACAGTAGTCGTAAGGTCATCTGCTGCACCTGCGTTGGCAATAGCGACAACTTCTGTTTTTTCGCCCAAGGGAAATCTGTAGAAGAGTGCATCTATAGAAGCATTGGTGGTACCATCACCAGCAAAAAATAAGTTGCCCTCTGGTGTACCAATGTTAGGGCTAAGAATATTATTAGCCTGGATTCTGGTAAACAGCGTATCTTTTCCTGTGAAGCTGGTCACAAGTTCTATCCGCGCTCGTGCCCCTAAAGTTGTATTTTCATCTGTAATTTCTGCACCGTTGACTGTATTTCCTGACAAAACATCGCTAACGACTGCGACAACTTGTCCTTGTAGTTTGGTTGTGGTTGAGAACTGATTCGCCTCCAATTCAGCAGTTTTAGCTTCTACTGCATCGACACGACCTCGGAGTGTCGCTAGTTCGGCTGAAAAATCTTCTTGCAGCTTTTGTAATGTGGCTAAATCTTGTTTGTTAACTAAATCGCCAGTGGCTGTAGCAATAAGTTCGTTAACGCGGTCAAGACAAGCATTCAAACCAGCCGCAAATTCATATCGCGTTAATGCCCGATTACCGCGATAAGTGCTATTTGGGTATCCTGCAATACAGCCATAGCGTTCAACCAAGGACTGCAATGCTTGAAATGCCCAGTCGGTGGGTTGTACATCAGAAAATTGAGACACGGAGGTAACTTGCGCCATTGGATGAGCTGGCGCTATGTTCGTAGTTCTTATATCTGGATTAGCTGAAACTTGCGGTTGATTGATTTCAGACTTTCCCGATCTTTCATCTGCAAATGTAACAGTATTAATAAATAGCATGACACCGCAGACTGCTGGACTAACTAGCAGATATTTCCAGAATTTTTGCATTTCTCTCCTCACACTGATATCCAACTCACACCCAAAGCACGTTTTTTAAACGTGTATTTTATGAGAATATTTGTCAGCAATCTTATCAGAAGTAAGCAACCTTTTTAACAAAAAAAGTCAAGGAATCCTAATTATTTAGGGAAAACTAAATTGCAGAAGGTTGTACCGTCTGAAAAAGTTTTGTTGTTATTCATTACACAGGAAACCCAGAATAATATTATGTGCGTAGAACGAGAATGAGAATTATTATAGTATAAAGTTGTCAATAAGAATTTTGACAGAGGCAGAGTCAGCATCCGTTTTGGGGAGAAAATACGTGATTGTGAATTGTAGAGGAATTAGAACAAACAAGCAAAGAAGCGGCATCTTGCCCATAATTGCTTTGCTGATGTTGTCAATAACTGCTGGCTGTAGTCAATCGAACCCGAATCAGGGAACAAGTTCCGAACAGCCTCCGCAAGCACAGGAAGCTGCTTCTACCCCATCGGTGCAGTCGACAAAAACTAAAGTAGTGACAACATTTTTGCCGATATATTTGTTTACTAAGGCAGTAGCTGGGAATGTGGCAGATGTAGAAATTTTAGTGCCACCTGGTACGGAGGTGCATGAATACCAAGCAACACCACAAAATGTCAAAGCGATCGCTACTGCAAATGTGTTAGTAAAAAATGGTTTAGGTTTGGAGGAATTTCTGGAAAATACTGTTAAAAATGCCCAAAATCCCAAATTAGCCGAAATTGATGCTAGTAAAGGTATTAAACCCTTAAATGAAATTTCACCCGTTGTAAAAACGGCTCAAGAGGAAGAAGACCACGAACATACCCAAGGTAATCCTCACGTTTGGTTAGATCCAGTTTTGGCGAAACAGCAGGTAACTAATATTCGGGATGGATTAATTGCTGCTGACCCAGCGAACAAAGCAACTTATGAGGCGAATGCTGCGACTTATATTAAAGAATTAGAAAGTTTAAACAACGAATTTCAACAGACTTTGCAGAAAACTCCTAGTTGTACCTTTATTACCTTTCATGATGCATTTCCATATTTAGCTCAACGCTATAACCTCAAGCAAGTTGCTGTAGTACAAATTCCCGAAGATCAACTTTCACCAACAGATGTGCAAAATGCAGTCAATGCGGTGAAAAAGTACAAGGTTAAAGCTTTATTTAGTGAACCAGGAGTAGATAACAAACTTCTATCCAGCCTCTCCAAAGATTTAAAATTAACTTTGCGTCCTCTGGATTCTCTAGAAACTGGCGAAACAGATCCACAGCATTATTTCAAGGCGATGAAAGCTAACTTGCAAACTCTGCAAACGGCATGTAAATAGGTTTGTCATTTGTCAGTTGTCCTTTGCAAATGACTAATACTTCGACTCCGCTCAGTACAAGTGACCAATGACTAATACTTCGGCTCCGCTCAGTACAAGTGACCAATGACTAATACTTCGACTCCGCTCAGTACAAGTGACCAATGACCAATGACATTGCTATTTTAAAAGTAGAAGGATTAACTGTCTATCAAGGCAGCTATCTAGCTGTTCGAGATGTTTCTTTTGAATTATTGCCAGGAACAGATACAGCCATCGTTGGCCCTAATGGTGCTGGTAAAAGTACTCTGGTAAAAGCAGTTTTAGATTTAATACCTCGAAGTTCTGGTACGATTCAAATATTCGGTCGTCCAATTGCAAGACTGGGGCGTTTACGTCACTTGTTGGGCTATATGCCGCAAAACTTCATTTTTGACCGCAGCTTTCCCATTTCTGTCAGCGAATTAGTAGGACTTGGATGGGACAAGGAAGCGAAAAAAGGGGATTTATTCTTCTCTCGGCTGTGGAGACAAGACCGAGAAAAATCGGCGGCCGTAGGAGAAGCTTTACGGCGAACCGATGCTTATCATTTACAGCATCAAGCTATTGGTACTCTTAGCGGTGGTCAACTCAAGCGGGTTTTATTGGCTTATTGTTTGGTAATGCCTCGGAAACTGTTGGTACTCGACGAAGCCTTTGCTGGTGTTGATGTGCAAGGTGCAGCAGATTTTTACGCTTTGCTAAATGAATTAAAGCGTCAGGAGGGTTGGACGGTATTGCAAGTTTCTCATGATATTGATATGGTAAATCGCCATTGCGATCGCGTGCTTTGCCTGAACCAAAGTATTGTTTGTACTGGTAAGCCAGAAATTGCCCTTTCTCCGCAAAACCTGTTAGCAACCTACGGCCCAGGTTTTAGCCGTTACCAGCACCAACATTAAAGCTTATAAGTATGAATTTCTTCAATGATTCTCAGATAGCAAGGCTTGCGATCGCCAATACTAATGACTTGGTAAACTTGTTAACATTTCCCTTTATGCAGCGTGCGATCGTAGGTGCTGTGTTAATGGGAATACTTGGTGGGATGTTAGGCAGTTTTGTCACCTTGCGCCAGTTGTCCTTTTTCAGCCACGCGGTTGGTCATGCAGCATTAGTAGGTGTGGCGTTAGGTGTGCTGCTACAAATAAATCCGACTTGGATGTTGTTACCTTTCACGTTGGTTTTTGGGGTTATTGTCCTCTACTTTATCGACAAAACCGACTTAGGTAGCGATAGTGTCCTTAGCATAGTGCTATCTGGGGCATTAGCGATCGGTGTGATTCTCACTAGCCTAATTAAAGGATATCGTGGCAACTTGATGGCTGTGCTGTTCGGCGATATTCTAGCGATCGATACCACAGATTTGATTTTGACGCTGCTAGTACTTGTGGGAGGCAGCATATTTTTACTATCAACCCTGCGGCAGCAAATTTTATTGACCCTTAACCCCGATGTAGCGCAAGTTCAAGGTATTCCCGTCCAGTTGTACCGCTATGTCTTTGTGGTCTTGCTTTCACTTGCCGTTGCTGTAGCGATTAAAGCTGTGGGCGTTTTACTGGTGAACGCCTTTTTAGTTATCCCCGCCTCTACCGCCAAACTGATGAGTCACCACTTTAGCCGCTTTCTAATCATGTCGGTGATAGTTGGTTCCATTAGCAGTATTGCTGGCATCATTGTGTCAGGTATTTTCAACTTTGCTTCTGGGCCAAGTATTGTTCTTGTTCAATTTCTGCTATTTGTAGCCGTTTTCATCTGGTTTAAGTTGAATTTGAAAGCCGCATAAATCTTTTTTCTCTAAGGGCTTGCTATTTTATTGGATGTTTGCTACATTTATTAATCGTGGCTCACAAAAGCCCCAGCCGGGATAGCTCAGTTGGTAGAGCAGAGGACTGAAAATCCTCGTGTCACCGGTTCAAGTCCGGTTCCTGGCATAACATTAAAACCTCTGAAAGCCCTAGCCCTCAGGGGTTTATTGTTTATCCAAAAACTCTATTTGAGTGCTTGTTATTGGTGAAAAGATGGTGATTTTAGGCCACGTTGACTATTTTTGGACATCTTTGGCTAATCTATACGGGTAAAGTTGGGATAAATCAGAACTGGAGTTTAGACTAGTTCCCGGTGCGAAACTCAGAAGGCTCATTCTATAAAGCCTAAAAACCAAGGTTTTAGTTCCCGGAAACATCTTAAATCCGTATCCTTATTTTTTGGAAATTTAGTTTCGCACCGTGAACTAGACTAACAGGTGGCGATCGCTAAAAAGGCTTACCTATTGAAGTTAATACTAGGCAACAACAAATTAGCCAGCATTACGCTGGTTAATCAAATGAAAACCTTAAAGATGATTTGTTACAGGATCAAGCCGACTTTGACAGTTGTTTTTTTTGTTTCAAAGTACCTTTTTTAACAGTTGGATAACGAATTCTACGGTTTCGTGGCTGCCCTTGTGGCCAACCAGGAGACTTTCCACGGGGTTTGGGGTCAGCAGCAATATCAGCTGTCTGTTTGACAAAGCTGGCACAGCCGTATTCAGCATCCCATAAAGTCATGGGGCGTGTGGGCAGATGTTGGCAAACAAGTCTTAGTTGGGATGCTGCTTTTTCAATCGGATTAGAAAAACTGGTGATCCGCTCATGTAATAGTGGTAACGCCCAACTACCTTTGGTTTCTGGAATGATACTTATAGTACTATAGCCTTGCCCCAATGTGACGGGTTTCGTCCCTGACATTGGTTGCGTTTGATGTTCGTAAGTACGTTCTTTGAGCGTGACTGCCTCCAATCTTGGCCAAGCTGTGTGATCTCCTGCCAAAACCAGTTGCTCTGTTTGGGGAAGTTGTTTGATATACAACTGCATCAATTCTTCTCTTGGTGGATTACTGTCTTCTAGAGCTTCATAAATACTCGACCACCTCCGTCGAAATACTGGAGATAGCGATAGTTCCACAAACGAATAAACACTGCGTGTAACTAACACTGCGTCCATTAAGTCAAACAGAGCATCTTTGCCATTACCCAGAATGGTGTACACACCAGAACGGAATTGTTTAAGCTGATCTAATGTCATGGTCAAGCTGAAAAATCTTTCTTTTCTCAGCATTGACCAAAAAGTGGTCTGTTCAACATAACTGACCACTTTTTCTTCACAGTCTTACTCTCACTCTACATAGCGTCTGTACAATTCGCAGCTAAAACCATTGTTAACTTTTATATCAGTAAGCCCACTGATAGATGCTAACGATCGCCTACCGTTAGTCTAAACTCCAGTCAGAACGCACTGATTAAAAAACAAAAAGACCAGCCTCCCACAGCCGGTCTATAAAATGTTTGTTTTTTTGCGTTGTCTTCTCAAGAGAGTTAAAACCCAATTGCGCGTTCCCAAAATGCAACGGGCAACTTTTCTTAACAATATTGTAACAGTCAACACAGATTTTTCGTGAAACTTCATCAAAAAATATCCGAACAAAGCTTAAAAGCTTCTATCCATAAGGATAATTCAGTAAATCGCAAGGTAGAAAAGGAGGGGAGCAGAGGAGCAGGGAAAAAATTCTTAATTTTTGACAAATGACTAATGACTAATGACTAATGACTAATAACCATTTGTGGTTTTCCCCAGAGGATGCTTTCCTGCTTGTAAATTGCAATTCCCGGTTTTGCTCCTTTGGGTTTGTAGACGTGTTTTAACTGAGTGTAAACTACTGGCACTTGTTCACTCTGACGGGCGCGACTGTAGTAGGCAGCAAGATTAGCTACAAATTGCAAATCAGCTTCTTCTGCAACAGCACCGGGTTCTAGACGTAGTAGCACATGGCTCCCTGGAATTTCTTGAGCGTGGAACCATAAGTCATAATCCCCAGCTACACGAAAGGTCAATTGGTCATTTTGGCGATTGTTGCGACCGATTAATACTTCAAAGCCGTTGGGGGTAAGGTAACGATGAAAGTTGGTGCTGGGGGGTTCATTGGCACTGCGGCTGCGATATTCTGGATCTTCTAAATACTTTTGTCCAATCAACTCTTCGCGGATTTCTTCTAAAGCTCGCAAATCTTCTGCTGTTTGGTAGGTGTCTATTTGGCTGATCGCAGCTTCTACTTGTTCTAAATACTCAATTTCTGTCTGCACTTCTAATAGTAGCGGTTCCACGGCAGCACGGGCGCGTTTGAGCTTTTGGTGCTGTTTGTAAAGACCTTGGGCATTTTGGACGGCATTTTTATCTGGCTGGAGAGCGATCGCTACTGGCAAATTTGTATCAAAATCAGCAAGGATAATTTCTTTCATCCCCGGTTCCCAGTTTTGCAAATGAGCCATCAATAAATCAGCTTTTTGCCGATACTCATCGGCTTGATCTGATTGCTGCAAGCGCGTCTTAAAGGTTTGAGCTTTATTGCGTAATTTCGCCAGAATATTATTCAATTTCTGACTCAACTGATGGCGCAATTGAGAAAATAATTGTTGGTCAATTTGGTTACTGTAGTATCGGTTAAGTAACTCCTGGATATTTTTGACCTTTTCAACCGCACCCCAACCCATTACGGTGTAGCCATCTTTTGTCCAAGCGGGTTGAAATTTACTGGAATCCAAGGCTTGCAGCCATTCTTGCCAACGTTCAAATAGCCGTCGCCAATCGTCGGAGTTAAGAGTATTGGTGGATGTTTCTGGTGCGATATTTGCTTCTAACAACATTAACTCCAGTAGTGCTGCACTCAAGCCACTATAACTTTTCAGCAATTGCCGCTTGATTGCTCCTGGCACTAAACTTACCCGTTCTTGCCAACGTTCTTGTGATTCGCTCAAACTGGGGACAGTTCCAGTCAGTTTTGGCGGTGTTTCATAAGGTTGTCCGGTTTGGATGGGACGGACACTAGATTGTTGCTGACTGACTTGATGGGCTGCGGTGATAATTATATTGTTGGCGTCGGTGAGAATGACGTTGCTATACTTGCCCATGATTTCTGCATAGACATGATATAGGGCGGTTTCTCCGGGACGACGGGCAAATTGCAAATCAATAACCCGCTCCCAAGGGGCGATCGCTTCAATAGCTACCAGTGCTAAACCACTCAATTGGTGTATCAGTTGTTGGCTAAAGGTAAAGGTATCTGGCGATCGCGGTGGTGGATCGCCGATACAAATATGTGCAGCTTGAGGATGCCAAGAAATCTGTAGCCAATCTCGCTGTTTCAGGGTGCGTAATGCCATAGCAATAGTGTAGCGATCGCGCTGGTAAACCTGTTCTAAGCGTGATGGTAGCCAGTTAGCGCGGATTTCGCTACAAGCAGCTGTGAGAGTGGTAAAGTCAACTGGTTGCAAAGCGATTAGTTGTTAACATTCAAATGGTAGCCATCGCTATGCTTTTATCTTCGTTTAGTCAAAGCATAGCAGACCTCAACTATCATAGCGGTTACTTGGTTTGGTGATAGCTAACGCAGAAATCTATTATTCAGATAGAATCTTAGCACTTAGATGTTAACTTACCTTTTTATACATTTTTTCGTGTCAAGTTTTGTAAGCTAAAGCTATATAAATAAATAAGCTAAGTTATATCTTGCACCTGCCCACATTTCCCGCCAGAGAATAAATTCTCTGGCTAATAGCGCAAGTCCACTTAAGTGGACTGTAATCTTTATTGAGTCTTCTTTAGAAGACTTTAGCTATTAGCCTCAGAATTCATTCTGAGGCGGTTGTTGGGAATGGCGCAAGTTCTGAGCTAATTAAACTAATAATCGAAATCACTCAGCCTAGAGAAATATTTAGAATAAATGATTAGACATGTCCAGAAATTAATTATGTGTTACCTGAAACCCTTGTAGAGACGTTGCAATGCAACGTCTCTACATTCATTTTTGGAAATGTTGATTGAGTAATGGTGAGTGACGACTAGGAAAATAAAATTATTGCTTACTTCCGAGTTACCCATTCACCATTATCTGTTACCCAAGAGAATTATTTTGCAACCAAAACTGGCTGTTTTGCTGTTGACTGCACTAATTCGACTGTTGACTCTACTAGTTCTTTTGCTGCTGACTGCACTAGTTCGGCTGTTGACTCCACTAGTTCTTTTGCTGTTGACGCTACTGGTTGTGGCTGCAACAGTTCGCTGTAAAGTTCACTCAGTTGATGTGCTACACCATCCCAGCTAAACTTAGTTTCGACGCGCTTTCTACCAGCTTTACCTAATTCATCTCGCCATTCTGGAGCTAAGAGAATTCGGTCAATGGCAGATGCAAAGGCATCTACATCTTGTGGTGCTGCCAATAAACCAGTTTCTTCGTTAACTACAGTAAACTGAAGTCCGCCGACATCACTTGCTACCACTGGTGTACTACTTGCCATTGCTTCGATCGCAACGAGTCCAAAGGGTTCGTAGTGACTGGGAACAACGCAAACATCAGCAGCAGCGTAATAAGTTGGCAAAATATCTTGACTCAGACGACCAGCAAAAGTGGTAAAGTCGCTCATCCCCAATTCGTTGACGATTTGCTCAATGCGAGCGCGCTCAATGCCGTCGCTGTTACCTGGAGTACTGCCACCACCAATAATTAACTGGAGATTCTTGGAGTCACGTAGCTCAGACTCGTTTACTGCACGCACCAAGGTTTCTATCCCTTTGCGTGGGTCAAAACGCCCTACATATAATACTACTTTGGCTTCTTTATCAATTCCCAATTCAGCCCTGGCTGCTTCTCGTGCAATCGAGCCAAAGCGCTGAATATCTGTACCGCAGGGAATGATGTCGATATTACCTTTAGTGGAAACTAGCGATCGCATGTGTTCCTGTTCTTGCGGACTTGTCGCTACAATTCGCTCTGCTTTTTCCAACACATCTTTTTCGACTGCTAATCGCACACTAGCAATTTGAGGAATATTTTCTATGGTGTTGTATTTGACTGCTCCTAAGGAGTGGTAGGTGTGAACCTGTTTACTATGTTGGATTTTATTTAACTGCATCCCCACCCAACTAGAGAGCCAATAGTTAGTGTGAACTAACTCGTATTTAATACCATTTTTTACTTGAAATTTGAGGAAATTATCCACAAATTCTGGCAGAAATTCAAAAATTTCATCTCGCGGCACAAACTCAAGAGGGCCAGCTTTTAAACGAATAGTTCGGCAATTGTCGCTGTGTTTAACAATCGAGTCTTGCTCCAGACTCACTTTGCGAGTAAACATATCAACTTGCCATCCCAGCTGCGCTAGTGCTTCACCCACGTTACGCACATAAACATTTTGTCCCCCAGCTTCTTCTTTCCCTATTTCAATCGCCGGGTCTCCGTGGACGGAAATCAAGGCGATACGTTTTTCGGTGGTAGAGTTCATAGTTTGTGTGTTGCTGATTTTAACAAAGTTTTAAGCTGTTCCAAACTCGTGTATAGCACACTTGCTGGAATTGTTTAGGAACCTTGATTAATATTTATTTTAATTTACTATGCCTAATATTTTTTTACATCCTCTACCAGAAGTATACTATTAGATTAAATACAACAAATATTTAATTTCTTTAGATATAGAAATTAGTTATCTTTAGATTTCATGCTTTTGATAGATAAAAATTATATTTTTCCTATAGGATAAATTTTAAATTATTTATAAAAATCAAAATTGCTGAAAAGGTTATAAATACGTACTTTTAGCTTCGGTACTTTCTCTTATTTCATTTCGGATTGCTATATTAATTCAAAATATCTAATGCTTTTGATAGAGAAATATTATAGTTATTGTCCTGTTTGTGCAGATATAATCCCATAGATACATGCATTAACATGAGTTTCACGAAGTGAAAAAGCAGGCGGACGCACAGCCTCTTGTAGAGAAAGCAGTCCGATAAATTAAGCTTTTTGACGATTTTTGCCTAAGCCCTGAATTAATGCCGTTGAACTCACGTTGTATTAAGTAGTAAGAATAACTGTTAAATATTGATGCAAAATCGGGTAATTTCTTGAATTTGCTTCGGAAAGTCTCAGATTATATTTGCAATCATTAATAAATTTCAGGAGCAAATCAGGTGTTTACTTCAACCTTACTCGCTGCCGCAACCACACCTCTGCAATGGAGCCCGACAGTTGCACTGATTATGATTATCGTTAATATCGTTGCCATTGCCTTTGGTAAATCTACCATCAAATATCCCAACGCAGAACCAGGACTACCCTCAGCCAATTTATTTGGGGGTTTTGGTTTACCAGGCCTTTTAGCAACTACTGCCTTTGGTCATATCTTAGGAGCGGGCGTTATCTTAGGATTGCATAACCTGGGAAGAATTTAGGTTTTTACCTCAGCCTTTATTTGATGATTATTTTGTCTCCAGCCTTGAGCCAGAGAGTTAGTTATCTGGCTCTTTTTTAGGTCATTTTCAAAAATACAGAACACAAATCCTAATGGTCATGGTACTATGATCGTAAAAATGCAGCATTTAGATCGCAGTTACCAAATGTGGACGCACTTGAAGCAGACCATCGGTGAGAGATCAAGATAATTTTCCTTTTGTCAATTAGAAATTCTGCTGAAAACTTAGGAAAAACATAGGTATGAAGTTAACTCTTGCACTGAACTTATGGTGCAAGAATGAATCATTACGTGTCAAAATTAAGCGTAGGCGTAGCCCGCCGTTAGGGATCGCCTGTTAAAAAATTGTGTTTCCGACCCCGATTTTCAGCAATATTCAGCAATATTTTAAGTACTAGTGCTTATTGACAAATACTGTTTGACCTTAACCTCTCGCAAATGGAAGCAAACAAAAGAAAGACTCGCCGAAAGCGATTGGAAATGGACAAAACACAAAATAGGAGGAAAAATATGAAGAAGTTTCTGAAGCAAGCATTTCTTACAGCTAGCATCGCTGTTTCGATAATCATGTCATCGGAAGCGTTTACACGCGCAGAAGACCTGATTGTCAGAGATAGCAGTGGAAACCTGCGGTTATATCCGTTCCAAAATAACACGTTTTACAATAACGGCGGAGGAACGATAGTCGGGAATGGGTTTAACTTCACTAACTACTTGGTTGCTGACTGGACTGGTGACGGAATTCCAGACCTGATTGTCAGAGATAGCAGTGGAAACCTGCGGTTATATCCGTTCCAAAATAACACGTTTTACAATAACGGCGGAGGAACGATAGTCGGGAATGGGTTTAACTTCACTGATTACTTTCCAGGAGATTGGTAAAATGTACAAATTAACCTTATTTTGTCACTCTGAAAGAATGCAATAATTTAAGAGAATGTCTCAGAAGTATCAAATATTATCCGATCCTCCCTAACCCCCTTTCCAAGGAGGGAACTAACTTAAAGTCCCCCTTTTTAATGGAGATTTAGCAGGGTGGTTTCATACAAGCAGAGAAAAACTAAAACTGGGTTTCAAAGCCTCTTCCCCTGTGGGAGAGAGTAATGGAAGTGGGATAAAAAGCTATGCCACAAAACGAGAAATCAAGACTTATGCATTTTGCTTTTTTCGTATGAAACCACTCTGCTTTTAAAGGGAGATTTAGGAGGATCTTTTAGTCTAACTCTTAACGAATGTCCACTCTAGTACCTTGATGGGAGCTTCTTGTAGTGCTTGAGTTAGTTCGGCGCTGCTCTCAAATTTTATTTGGGAGAGGTCGCAGGCTTCGACGTTGACTGTAAATTTTTCGTCTTGGAAGGGCCAGGGTTTGACAACAACCAAGTTATCGCTGCGCTGCATGATGTCATAGCGCTGACCCTCAGGGCCCTTGCTAATTTCTAAAAACCGTTCATCGTCAGGTAGTTCTT
It includes:
- the psaK gene encoding photosystem I reaction center subunit PsaK, with the protein product MFTSTLLAAATTPLQWSPTVALIMIIVNIVAIAFGKSTIKYPNAEPGLPSANLFGGFGLPGLLATTAFGHILGAGVILGLHNLGRI
- a CDS encoding FG-GAP repeat domain-containing protein, whose amino-acid sequence is MKKFLKQAFLTASIAVSIIMSSEAFTRAEDLIVRDSSGNLRLYPFQNNTFYNNGGGTIVGNGFNFTNYLVADWTGDGIPDLIVRDSSGNLRLYPFQNNTFYNNGGGTIVGNGFNFTDYFPGDW